The following are encoded together in the Mycolicibacterium arabiense genome:
- a CDS encoding amidohydrolase family protein yields MKELIDGAGNVVTTPVIDASVHVFCRSTKELRKTFMREPFSSRGFPDYEMDWYGAPGGEYLESSKGPDGQYPGSDPELVAEELFGKRGVDVAVLHPMTRGIMPDRHLGSAIAAAHNEMLVTRWLDGEFGNRFRGTIRVNPDDVAGALREIDKYRDHPGVVQIGIPLQSRELYGKPQFWPLWDAAVDANLPVAVHIEVGAGIAFPPTPSGKTRTYEQYLSFMGLNYLYHLMNMIAEGVFERRPELKFVWADGAADLLTPFMWRMDCFGRPHLEQTPWAPKMPSDYLPGHVFFVQGGLDGPGDTDFAGEWFSFTGKQDMVMFGSSYPHWDANELTVPSSYTAEQRDKLCWRNAAELYGIELPASTSRDESHANPVIPSAAAAQ; encoded by the coding sequence GTGAAGGAACTCATCGACGGTGCCGGGAACGTCGTCACGACGCCGGTCATCGACGCGAGCGTGCACGTCTTCTGCCGGTCGACCAAGGAACTGCGCAAGACGTTCATGCGAGAACCCTTCTCCAGCCGTGGCTTTCCTGACTACGAGATGGACTGGTACGGCGCTCCTGGCGGCGAGTACCTCGAGTCGTCGAAGGGGCCCGACGGCCAGTACCCGGGGTCGGACCCCGAATTGGTCGCGGAGGAGCTGTTCGGGAAGCGCGGCGTGGACGTGGCGGTCCTGCATCCGATGACCCGCGGCATCATGCCCGACCGTCACCTCGGCAGCGCCATCGCGGCAGCGCACAACGAGATGCTGGTGACCCGGTGGCTCGACGGTGAGTTTGGCAACCGGTTCCGCGGCACCATCCGGGTGAACCCCGACGACGTCGCGGGCGCACTGCGCGAGATCGACAAGTACCGCGACCACCCCGGCGTGGTGCAGATCGGCATCCCGCTGCAGTCTCGGGAGTTGTACGGCAAGCCGCAGTTCTGGCCACTCTGGGACGCAGCCGTGGACGCGAATCTGCCGGTGGCCGTGCACATCGAGGTCGGCGCGGGCATCGCGTTCCCGCCCACCCCGTCGGGCAAGACGCGGACCTACGAGCAGTACCTGTCCTTCATGGGGCTGAACTATTTGTACCACCTGATGAACATGATCGCCGAGGGCGTGTTCGAACGCCGCCCCGAACTCAAGTTCGTCTGGGCCGACGGCGCCGCGGACCTGCTCACACCGTTCATGTGGCGGATGGATTGCTTCGGCAGGCCACACCTCGAGCAGACGCCGTGGGCGCCGAAGATGCCCAGCGACTACCTGCCCGGCCACGTGTTCTTCGTCCAAGGCGGTCTCGACGGTCCCGGGGACACCGACTTCGCCGGCGAGTGGTTCTCGTTCACCGGCAAGCAGGACATGGTGATGTTCGGCTCGAGCTACCCGCACTGGGACGCCAACGAGTTGACCGTTCCCAGTTCCTACACCGCCGAACAACGCGACAAGCTCTGCTGGCGCAACGCCGCCGAGCTGTACGGCATCGAGCTGCCGGCATCGACGAGCCGCGACGAGAGTCACGCGAATCCCGTCATCCCATCCGCCGCTGCGGCACAGTAG
- a CDS encoding acyl-CoA dehydrogenase family protein, with product MLLEFDADQRLWQETVRDAVGKQCPASFVRNVAEDGADPSPLWKTYVDAGWTELTDAENAVELAIVLEELGRATDPTPFLATISQFAPLVGDRFDAGTAGSAVYAGVTAYRDADGWVLNGTDRFVLDGDRAERFAVVTDAGVFLVDAEQVTTRRSAIFDPVMHVAEASFSGVHVADADRVEVDTEKARHVALMGMAITMVGACQRILDLALDHAKSRYQFGVPIGSFQAIQHKAVDMHVAIERARALSYFSALTIAADDPRRRLAAAMAKASAGECQALVFRHGLQTFGAMGFTWENDLQFALKRAKAGELLLGGAAEHRELIAREFDAAHI from the coding sequence ATGCTACTGGAGTTCGATGCTGATCAGCGCCTATGGCAGGAGACGGTCCGTGACGCCGTCGGCAAGCAGTGCCCGGCGTCGTTCGTACGCAACGTCGCCGAGGACGGCGCCGACCCGTCGCCGCTGTGGAAGACCTACGTCGACGCCGGCTGGACCGAGTTGACCGACGCCGAGAACGCCGTCGAACTCGCGATCGTCCTCGAGGAACTCGGGCGGGCCACTGACCCGACCCCGTTCCTGGCGACAATCTCGCAGTTCGCGCCGCTGGTGGGCGACCGCTTCGACGCCGGCACGGCGGGATCGGCCGTCTACGCCGGGGTGACCGCCTACCGCGACGCCGACGGCTGGGTGCTCAACGGCACCGACAGGTTCGTGCTCGACGGTGACCGCGCCGAGCGCTTCGCCGTGGTGACCGACGCAGGGGTGTTCCTCGTCGACGCCGAGCAGGTGACGACGCGCCGCAGCGCGATCTTCGATCCCGTCATGCACGTGGCCGAGGCGTCGTTCAGCGGCGTCCACGTCGCCGACGCCGACCGCGTCGAGGTCGACACCGAGAAGGCGCGGCACGTCGCGCTCATGGGCATGGCCATCACGATGGTCGGCGCGTGCCAGCGCATCCTCGACCTCGCGCTCGACCACGCCAAGAGCCGCTACCAGTTCGGCGTGCCGATCGGTTCGTTCCAGGCGATCCAGCACAAGGCCGTCGACATGCACGTCGCGATAGAACGGGCGCGTGCCCTGTCGTACTTCTCGGCGTTGACGATCGCCGCGGACGACCCGCGCCGCCGACTCGCGGCCGCGATGGCCAAGGCGTCGGCGGGGGAGTGCCAGGCGCTCGTCTTCCGGCACGGCCTGCAGACGTTTGGCGCCATGGGCTTCACGTGGGAGAACGACCTGCAGTTCGCGCTGAAGCGGGCCAAGGCCGGAGAACTTCTGCTGGGCGGTGCCGCCGAGCATCGCGAACTGATCGCAAGGGAATTCGATGCAGCTCACATTTGA
- a CDS encoding acyl-CoA dehydrogenase family protein encodes MQLTFDRDVDEFRAEFSAFLDAHLPSAAETLERPRSVSHMPQWARDWQRLLFDNGWLLPAQPPEFGGRNASVLQQYVHLEELCTRRIYHSFNPQGVNIVAASLITFGSDEQKHEWAVPVLRGERTASLGMSEPSAGSDLASLRTKAVRDGDDFVVNGQKVWTSGAHDADWLLTFVRTDPDAPKHKGISALIIPTDLPGVVCRPFADLCGEENTDFNEVFFSDVRVPAANLVGPLNGGWKVINGSLGHERTMMWLGFADRIANVIADFRPANALERDELASTIMDYQALRLLGSVGLAQASRGEVDVAAVSIPKLLGAEAEMRAAANALTGAGPEGLIHPSTSGPYAHMNLDHYFASWFERYARSFSGTIAGGTSEIQRNIIAQQVLGLPRG; translated from the coding sequence ATGCAGCTCACATTTGATCGCGACGTCGACGAGTTCCGTGCCGAGTTCTCCGCATTCCTCGACGCACACCTGCCGTCGGCGGCAGAGACCCTCGAACGTCCCCGCTCGGTATCGCACATGCCGCAGTGGGCCAGGGACTGGCAACGGCTGCTGTTCGACAACGGCTGGTTGCTGCCCGCCCAGCCGCCCGAGTTCGGCGGACGCAACGCCTCGGTCCTGCAGCAGTACGTGCATCTCGAGGAATTGTGCACGAGGCGGATCTACCACAGCTTCAACCCCCAGGGCGTCAACATCGTTGCGGCGTCGTTGATCACGTTCGGCAGCGACGAGCAAAAGCACGAGTGGGCGGTGCCGGTGCTGCGTGGTGAACGCACCGCATCACTGGGCATGAGCGAGCCGAGCGCGGGTTCGGACCTGGCGTCGCTGCGGACCAAGGCCGTGCGCGACGGCGACGACTTCGTCGTCAACGGCCAGAAGGTGTGGACGTCCGGCGCCCACGACGCGGACTGGCTGCTGACCTTCGTGCGCACCGACCCAGATGCGCCCAAGCACAAGGGGATCAGCGCGCTGATCATCCCGACCGACCTCCCCGGTGTGGTGTGCCGGCCGTTCGCCGACCTGTGCGGCGAGGAGAACACCGACTTCAACGAGGTGTTCTTCAGCGACGTGCGGGTGCCCGCTGCAAACCTCGTCGGCCCGCTCAACGGCGGCTGGAAGGTCATCAACGGGTCGCTGGGCCACGAGCGGACCATGATGTGGCTGGGCTTCGCCGATCGCATCGCCAACGTGATCGCCGACTTCCGGCCGGCCAACGCGCTCGAACGCGACGAATTGGCCAGCACGATCATGGACTACCAGGCGCTGCGGCTGCTCGGCTCGGTCGGGCTGGCGCAGGCCTCGCGCGGCGAGGTCGACGTGGCCGCCGTGTCGATCCCGAAGCTGCTGGGCGCCGAGGCCGAGATGCGCGCTGCGGCAAACGCTCTGACCGGGGCCGGGCCCGAGGGTCTGATCCACCCGTCGACGTCCGGGCCCTACGCCCACATGAACCTCGACCACTACTTCGCGAGCTGGTTCGAGCGGTATGCCCGCAGCTTCTCCGGCACCATCGCCGGCGGCACCTCGGAGATCCAGCGCAACATCATCGCCCAGCAGGTGCTGGGCCTGCCCCGCGGCTGA
- a CDS encoding cytochrome P450 codes for MSVEDVTTDDDRKKNRYHFDRHTPEYRHRFTEITEEMHAKCPVAWTDVYDGHWVAAGSNEVFELARCPVVSNDHDLHGERKGYQGITIPKAQRATVVRGGILEMDEPEHSTYRGALNPYLSPAAIKRWVPFVDEITRAALDEKIESGRIDFVDDLANIVPAVLTLAMMGIELKKWMIYSEPAHAGVSTPEHSPDAPRVAEMNRQMGIDLLTAMFEMKENPRPGLINALLQLRIDGEPAPDLEIMGNLGLIIGGGFDTTTALTAHALEWLSENPAERERLSRERDTLLHPATEEFLRFFTPAPGDGRTFADDVEVDGQQFKEGERLWLSWAMANRDPSVFDRPNDVVLDRKGNRHFSFGIGVHRCVGSNVARTVFKSMLTAVLDRMPDYVCDPEGTEHYETIGVIQGMKHLPANFTPGKRLGPGLDETLDRLQRICDEQLPARPITEHKDPVVIDW; via the coding sequence GTGAGCGTCGAGGATGTCACGACCGACGACGACCGCAAGAAGAACCGCTACCACTTCGACCGGCATACGCCGGAGTACCGGCACCGGTTCACCGAGATCACCGAGGAGATGCACGCCAAGTGCCCGGTGGCGTGGACCGACGTCTACGACGGGCACTGGGTGGCGGCCGGCAGCAACGAGGTGTTCGAACTCGCCCGCTGCCCCGTCGTGTCCAACGACCACGACCTCCACGGAGAGCGAAAGGGATACCAGGGCATCACGATTCCCAAGGCCCAGCGCGCGACGGTGGTGCGCGGCGGGATCCTGGAGATGGACGAGCCCGAGCACTCCACCTACCGAGGCGCGCTCAATCCGTATCTCTCCCCCGCTGCTATCAAGCGGTGGGTGCCGTTCGTCGACGAGATCACCCGCGCCGCCCTCGACGAGAAGATCGAGTCGGGCCGCATCGACTTCGTCGACGACCTGGCCAACATCGTGCCGGCCGTGCTCACGCTGGCGATGATGGGCATCGAACTGAAGAAGTGGATGATCTACAGCGAGCCCGCACACGCGGGGGTGTCCACGCCCGAGCACTCCCCGGACGCCCCGCGGGTCGCCGAGATGAACCGGCAGATGGGCATCGACCTGCTCACCGCCATGTTCGAGATGAAGGAGAACCCGCGCCCGGGTTTGATCAACGCGCTCCTGCAGTTGCGCATCGACGGTGAGCCCGCGCCGGATCTCGAGATCATGGGCAATCTGGGGCTGATCATCGGCGGTGGCTTCGACACCACCACCGCGCTGACCGCCCATGCGCTGGAGTGGTTGTCGGAGAACCCCGCCGAGCGCGAGCGACTCAGCCGGGAACGCGACACCCTGCTGCATCCGGCCACCGAGGAGTTCCTCCGGTTCTTCACCCCCGCTCCCGGCGACGGCCGCACGTTCGCCGACGACGTCGAGGTCGACGGCCAGCAGTTCAAGGAGGGTGAGCGGCTGTGGCTGTCGTGGGCGATGGCCAACCGCGATCCGTCGGTGTTCGACCGGCCCAACGACGTCGTGCTGGACCGCAAGGGCAACCGCCACTTCAGCTTTGGCATCGGCGTGCACCGCTGCGTCGGCTCGAACGTCGCCAGGACCGTCTTCAAGTCTATGCTCACCGCCGTGCTCGATCGCATGCCGGACTACGTGTGCGACCCCGAGGGCACCGAGCACTACGAGACCATCGGCGTCATCCAGGGCATGAAGCACCTGCCCGCGAACTTCACGCCCGGCAAGCGCCTCGGCCCCGGCCTCGACGAGACCCTCGACCGCCTGCAGCGGATCTGCGACGAGCAGCTCCCCGCCCGTCCCATCACCGAGCACAAGGACCCCGTCGTCATCGACTGGTAG
- a CDS encoding ferredoxin — protein MKVSVDGTRCQGHTLCAMIAPESFELDDVDGHASPVSDEVPDEQVDQVTEAAHSCPEQAIVIE, from the coding sequence GTGAAGGTTTCGGTAGACGGTACGCGGTGTCAGGGTCATACCCTCTGCGCGATGATCGCGCCCGAGTCGTTCGAACTCGACGACGTCGACGGCCATGCGTCACCGGTGTCCGACGAGGTCCCCGACGAACAGGTCGACCAGGTCACCGAGGCCGCCCATTCATGTCCCGAACAGGCCATCGTCATCGAATGA
- a CDS encoding mycofactocin-coupled SDR family oxidoreductase: protein MGRVSGKVAFVTGAARGQGRSHAVRLAEEGADIIAVDLCENIDTIGYPMATPEDLEETAAFVEKTGQRVFTAKADVREASQLKRAVEEGMAQLGGLDIVVAQAGIAGMKGQPPLQAWIDVINTNLIGTINAIQVALPHLKEGASIIATGSTAALMDTSKKDNPGNDPGGMAYVHSKRALSNFVHDLATELSPRGIRANVVHPTNCNTDMLRSEPMYRSFRPDLEKPELKDAEPVFYVQQAMKVPWVEPEDISNAVLWLASDEARFVTGAQLRIDAGGYLKWYDYHN, encoded by the coding sequence GTGGGACGCGTTTCAGGCAAGGTCGCATTCGTCACGGGTGCCGCGCGCGGGCAGGGCCGCAGTCACGCGGTCCGCCTCGCGGAAGAGGGCGCCGACATCATTGCCGTCGACCTCTGCGAGAACATCGACACCATCGGCTACCCCATGGCCACGCCGGAGGATCTCGAGGAGACCGCCGCGTTCGTGGAGAAGACCGGGCAGCGCGTCTTCACCGCCAAGGCCGACGTGCGCGAGGCATCGCAGCTGAAGCGGGCCGTCGAGGAGGGCATGGCCCAGTTGGGCGGGCTCGACATCGTCGTCGCGCAGGCAGGCATCGCCGGCATGAAGGGCCAACCGCCCCTGCAGGCGTGGATCGACGTCATCAACACCAACCTGATCGGCACCATCAACGCGATCCAGGTCGCGCTGCCCCACCTCAAGGAGGGCGCGTCGATCATCGCGACCGGTTCCACTGCGGCGCTGATGGACACCAGCAAGAAGGACAACCCCGGCAACGATCCGGGTGGCATGGCCTACGTCCACTCCAAGCGTGCGCTGTCGAACTTCGTGCACGACCTCGCGACCGAGTTGTCCCCGCGCGGCATCCGCGCCAACGTCGTGCATCCCACGAATTGCAACACCGACATGCTGCGCAGCGAGCCGATGTACCGGTCGTTCCGGCCGGACCTCGAGAAGCCCGAACTCAAGGACGCCGAGCCGGTGTTCTACGTCCAGCAGGCGATGAAGGTGCCGTGGGTGGAGCCCGAGGACATCAGCAACGCGGTCCTGTGGCTGGCCTCCGACGAGGCCCGGTTCGTCACCGGCGCCCAGCTCCGCATCGACGCGGGCGGCTACCTCAAGTGGTACGACTACCACAACTGA
- a CDS encoding SDR family NAD(P)-dependent oxidoreductase yields MKNAVVTGGGSGIGEAIVNRLRADGYHVAVLDLNPSDAEFSFVADVTDRDAVNEAMAGVRARLGPISVLVNAAGLDSFKKFHDVSFERWLRVIDVNLHGVFHCIQAVLPDMIEAGWGRIVNISSSSTHSGAPYMAPYVAAKSAVNGLTKTLALEYGPNGITVNAVPPGFIDTPMLRAAADKGFLGDIDKTIEATPVRRIGRPEDIAAACAFLISEEAGYITGQILGVNGGRNT; encoded by the coding sequence GTGAAGAACGCCGTCGTCACCGGCGGTGGATCGGGTATCGGCGAGGCCATAGTCAACCGGCTGCGCGCGGACGGCTACCACGTCGCCGTCCTGGACCTGAACCCCTCTGATGCCGAGTTCTCCTTCGTCGCCGACGTGACCGACCGTGACGCGGTGAACGAGGCGATGGCCGGCGTCCGCGCACGGCTCGGCCCGATCAGCGTTCTCGTCAACGCCGCGGGGCTCGACAGCTTCAAGAAGTTCCACGACGTGTCGTTCGAACGCTGGTTGCGCGTCATCGACGTGAACCTGCACGGCGTCTTCCACTGCATTCAGGCTGTGCTGCCGGACATGATCGAGGCCGGGTGGGGGCGCATCGTCAACATCTCCTCCTCCAGCACGCACTCGGGCGCGCCGTACATGGCGCCCTACGTCGCCGCGAAATCGGCGGTGAACGGACTGACCAAGACGCTGGCCCTGGAGTACGGCCCGAACGGGATCACCGTCAACGCCGTGCCACCGGGCTTCATCGACACGCCCATGCTGCGGGCGGCAGCGGACAAGGGCTTCCTCGGCGATATCGACAAGACGATCGAGGCCACCCCGGTGCGGCGCATCGGCAGGCCCGAGGACATCGCTGCGGCATGCGCCTTCCTCATCTCCGAGGAGGCCGGCTACATCACCGGCCAGATCCTCGGCGTCAACGGCGGACGGAACACCTGA
- a CDS encoding aldehyde dehydrogenase family protein translates to MSQTPTIDGGRQVDGSGASEQQADRRMLIDGELVGSATTFASQNPATGEVIGHAPDGTVADAERAVAAARRAFDAGDWATNVEFRVHCLEQFHTALVEHRDELAALTTAEVGATPALTQGAQLDQPIAIVKYYADLLRDYPLTEDLGNVESRGMQHHRWVEKEAGGVVAAIIAYNYPNQLALAKLAPALAAGCTVVLKGAPDTPLVTLALGELIANHTDIPAGVVNVLSSSDPEVGAVLTTSADVDMVTFTGSTPTGRRIMAAASETLKKVFLELGGKSAAIVLDDADFGTAAMFSAFSMVTHAGQGCALTSRLLVPRKHHDEIVEMVKTNFSHVRYGDPTDPKTYMGPLISEKQRDKVDAMVRRAVEAGATLVTGGEKKGPGYFYTPTLLTDVDPGSEIAQEEVFGPVLVVIAYEDDDDAVRIANDSIYGLSGAVFGSEERALNIARRIRTGTFSINGGNYFSPDSPFGGFKQSGIGREMGSAGLEEFLESKTFATVVS, encoded by the coding sequence ATGTCCCAGACGCCGACCATCGACGGTGGCCGACAGGTGGATGGCAGTGGCGCATCCGAGCAGCAGGCAGACCGGCGCATGTTGATCGACGGTGAACTCGTCGGTTCGGCCACGACGTTCGCCTCGCAGAACCCCGCCACCGGCGAGGTCATCGGGCATGCCCCGGACGGCACCGTGGCCGACGCCGAACGTGCCGTGGCCGCCGCGCGCCGCGCGTTCGACGCGGGGGACTGGGCCACCAACGTCGAGTTCAGGGTGCATTGTCTGGAGCAATTCCACACTGCGCTCGTCGAGCACCGCGACGAACTCGCCGCGCTGACCACCGCCGAGGTCGGCGCCACCCCGGCACTGACCCAGGGCGCGCAACTCGACCAGCCAATCGCGATCGTGAAGTACTACGCCGATCTCCTGCGGGACTACCCGCTGACCGAAGACCTCGGCAACGTCGAGAGCCGCGGCATGCAGCACCACCGCTGGGTGGAGAAGGAAGCCGGCGGAGTGGTCGCCGCGATCATCGCCTACAACTACCCCAACCAGCTGGCACTGGCGAAGCTCGCGCCCGCACTGGCCGCCGGGTGCACCGTCGTGCTGAAGGGCGCTCCCGACACGCCACTGGTCACCCTCGCCCTCGGTGAACTCATCGCCAACCACACCGACATCCCGGCCGGCGTCGTCAACGTGCTCAGCTCCTCCGACCCCGAGGTCGGCGCGGTTTTGACCACCAGCGCGGACGTCGACATGGTCACGTTCACGGGGTCGACCCCCACCGGCCGGCGCATCATGGCCGCCGCGAGCGAGACCCTCAAGAAGGTCTTCCTCGAACTCGGCGGCAAGTCCGCGGCGATCGTGCTCGACGACGCCGACTTCGGCACCGCCGCGATGTTCTCCGCGTTCAGCATGGTGACCCACGCCGGTCAGGGCTGCGCGCTGACGTCGCGGCTGCTGGTGCCGCGCAAGCACCACGACGAGATCGTCGAGATGGTCAAGACGAACTTCTCTCACGTGCGCTACGGCGATCCGACCGATCCGAAGACCTACATGGGGCCGCTGATCAGTGAGAAGCAGCGCGACAAGGTCGACGCCATGGTCCGGCGCGCGGTCGAGGCGGGCGCGACGCTGGTGACCGGCGGCGAGAAGAAAGGGCCGGGCTACTTCTACACGCCGACGCTGCTCACCGACGTCGACCCGGGCAGCGAGATCGCCCAGGAGGAGGTCTTCGGACCGGTTCTGGTCGTCATCGCCTACGAGGACGACGACGACGCCGTGCGCATCGCGAACGACTCCATCTACGGATTGTCCGGCGCGGTGTTCGGCAGCGAGGAGCGTGCGTTGAACATCGCCCGGCGCATCCGTACCGGCACGTTCTCGATCAACGGCGGCAACTACTTCAGCCCCGACAGCCCCTTCGGCGGATTCAAGCAGTCGGGCATCGGCCGGGAGATGGGGTCGGCTGGGCTCGAGGAGTTCCTGGAGTCGAAGACGTTCGCGACGGTGGTGAGCTAG
- a CDS encoding CaiB/BaiF CoA transferase family protein — protein sequence MGGPLDGIRVLEVAMYGFVPSAGAVLAEWGADVIKVEHAVTGDPQRGLRQTGPLRVEGDPNPNIEHANRGKRSIGLDVSKPEGREVLLELAKRADVFLTSFLPGHRAKFGIDVDDIRAVNPDVVYARGSALGPRGLEAEKGGYDMTAFWCRAGTAATITPPGIEGMIGPPGPAYGDTISGTNLAGGIAAALLKRERTGEASVVDVSLLGSGLWAMGHTVALTSHLNQLMVQPPPGVHGSPINPLVGVYRTKDDRFISLVMMQPTKFWADVCRHVDREDLIDDPRFATAESIAEHTGEAVEILREVIATRTLPEWSERFATLAGPWAPVQDTLQAAQDAQIRSNEYIVTAGELELVANPVQFDVAAPRTGPAPGFAEQTDDILLELDLDWDRIIELKTAGVVT from the coding sequence GTGGGCGGCCCACTGGACGGCATCCGCGTCCTCGAGGTCGCGATGTACGGCTTCGTCCCGTCCGCGGGCGCCGTGCTCGCGGAGTGGGGCGCCGACGTCATCAAGGTCGAACACGCCGTCACCGGCGATCCGCAGCGCGGGCTGCGGCAGACCGGCCCGCTGCGCGTCGAGGGCGACCCGAACCCGAACATCGAACACGCCAACCGGGGCAAGCGCAGCATCGGTCTCGACGTCTCGAAGCCCGAGGGACGCGAGGTGTTGCTGGAACTCGCCAAGCGCGCCGACGTCTTCCTGACCAGCTTCCTGCCCGGCCACCGCGCCAAGTTCGGCATCGACGTCGACGACATCCGTGCGGTGAACCCGGACGTCGTCTACGCGCGGGGAAGCGCACTGGGCCCGCGCGGCCTGGAGGCGGAGAAGGGCGGCTACGACATGACCGCCTTCTGGTGCCGGGCCGGTACCGCGGCCACGATCACCCCGCCGGGCATCGAGGGCATGATCGGCCCGCCGGGGCCCGCCTACGGCGACACGATCTCGGGAACCAACCTGGCCGGCGGCATCGCCGCGGCGCTGCTCAAGCGCGAGCGCACCGGGGAGGCCTCCGTGGTCGACGTCTCGCTGCTCGGCAGCGGACTGTGGGCGATGGGCCACACGGTGGCGCTGACCTCGCACCTGAATCAACTGATGGTGCAACCCCCGCCGGGAGTGCACGGGTCACCGATCAATCCGCTGGTCGGGGTCTACCGGACGAAGGACGACCGCTTCATCTCCCTGGTGATGATGCAGCCGACGAAGTTCTGGGCCGACGTGTGTCGTCACGTGGACCGCGAGGATCTGATCGACGATCCACGGTTCGCGACCGCCGAGAGCATCGCCGAGCACACCGGCGAGGCCGTGGAGATCCTGCGCGAGGTGATCGCCACTCGCACGCTGCCCGAGTGGAGCGAGCGCTTCGCCACGCTGGCCGGTCCGTGGGCGCCCGTGCAGGACACGTTGCAGGCCGCCCAGGACGCGCAGATCCGATCGAACGAATACATCGTCACCGCAGGCGAATTGGAGCTGGTGGCCAACCCCGTACAGTTCGACGTCGCGGCCCCGCGCACCGGGCCGGCCCCGGGATTCGCCGAGCAGACCGACGACATTCTGCTCGAACTCGACCTGGACTGGGACCGAATCATCGAACTCAAGACGGCCGGCGTGGTCACATGA
- a CDS encoding MlaE family ABC transporter permease, which translates to MAIKGPERWSPGISLPKGFAGPMQAVGGLFSMGVDAFRFIFVRPFQWREFLEQSWFVARVSLAPTLLVAIPFTVLVSFTLNILLRELGAADLSGAGAAFGAVTQVGPVVTVLIVAGAGATAMCADLGSRTIREEIDALEVLGINPVQRLVTPRVLASGLVALLLNSLVVIIGILGGYFFSVFVQDVNPGAFAAGITLLTGVPEVIISCVKAALFGLIAGLVACYRGLTITGGGAKAVGNAVNETVVFAFMALFVINVVVTAIGIQLTTG; encoded by the coding sequence ATGGCGATTAAGGGACCGGAGCGCTGGTCGCCCGGGATCTCGCTGCCCAAGGGCTTCGCGGGACCGATGCAGGCCGTCGGCGGCCTGTTCTCGATGGGCGTGGACGCGTTCAGGTTCATCTTCGTGCGGCCGTTCCAGTGGCGCGAGTTCCTCGAGCAGTCGTGGTTCGTGGCCCGGGTCTCGCTGGCCCCCACGCTCCTGGTGGCGATTCCGTTCACCGTGCTGGTGAGCTTCACCCTGAACATCCTGCTGCGCGAACTCGGCGCGGCCGACCTGTCCGGAGCGGGGGCGGCCTTCGGTGCGGTGACCCAGGTCGGTCCGGTGGTGACGGTGCTGATCGTCGCCGGGGCCGGCGCGACCGCGATGTGCGCGGACCTCGGATCGCGCACGATCCGCGAAGAGATCGACGCACTCGAAGTGCTCGGCATCAACCCCGTGCAGCGGCTGGTGACCCCCCGTGTACTCGCGTCCGGGCTGGTGGCGCTGCTGCTCAACAGCCTGGTGGTCATCATCGGCATCCTGGGCGGCTACTTCTTCTCGGTCTTCGTCCAGGACGTCAACCCCGGTGCGTTCGCCGCGGGCATCACGCTGCTGACCGGCGTTCCCGAGGTCATCATCTCCTGCGTCAAGGCAGCCCTGTTCGGCCTCATCGCCGGGCTGGTGGCGTGCTACCGCGGTCTGACCATCACCGGCGGCGGCGCCAAGGCCGTCGGCAACGCCGTCAACGAGACGGTCGTGTTCGCCTTCATGGCGCTGTTCGTGATCAACGTGGTCGTCACGGCCATCGGCATCCAGTTGACGACGGGATAG